One Prolixibacteraceae bacterium DNA segment encodes these proteins:
- a CDS encoding arginine deiminase, whose protein sequence is MKKFQLNVTSEIGKLNGVIVHTPGIEVENMTPENAEKALYSDILNLSIAQKEYAQFKGALQKITNVFEVKDLLSETLKSHEAKEVLLEKICCEEKCFEIIEDLKSIPSEELAVQLLQGVPIQRDNLTKYLTEDRFALRPLHNFLFTRDASMSMWDNVLIGKMASKVRERESFIMDTIFQYHPTIQAKTINPLTEKRKFPLDPRVSIEGGDVQIGAEDLLVIGCGSRTTTQGIDFIIETLKQRKDAPKHIIVQELPHTPESFIHLDMVFTFLAEDKCMVYEPLILGRNKYQTIHIEIDNGKVKKIETEENLLKALAKRGIELDPVQCGGTADRWTMEREQWHSGANFFSFAPGKVIGYARNVHTIEEMNKHGFEVITALDFIAGKKEVNDYKKVVVTIEGSELARGGGGARCMSMPIQRESFNW, encoded by the coding sequence ATGAAAAAATTTCAACTCAATGTAACTTCTGAAATTGGGAAATTAAATGGAGTGATTGTTCATACTCCTGGGATAGAGGTAGAGAACATGACTCCTGAGAACGCAGAAAAAGCACTCTATAGTGATATTCTAAACCTCTCAATTGCTCAAAAAGAGTATGCTCAATTTAAAGGAGCTCTACAAAAGATTACAAACGTATTTGAGGTGAAAGACCTTCTCTCAGAGACCTTAAAAAGTCATGAAGCAAAAGAAGTTCTATTAGAGAAGATATGTTGTGAAGAAAAATGTTTTGAGATCATCGAAGATCTAAAAAGCATTCCTAGCGAAGAGCTTGCAGTACAACTTCTACAAGGGGTACCTATCCAAAGAGACAATTTAACCAAATACCTTACAGAAGACCGCTTTGCTCTTCGCCCATTGCATAATTTCTTATTTACAAGAGATGCATCTATGAGCATGTGGGATAATGTGCTTATTGGTAAAATGGCAAGTAAAGTAAGAGAACGAGAGAGTTTTATTATGGATACGATATTCCAATATCATCCAACAATACAAGCTAAAACAATTAACCCATTAACGGAGAAACGTAAATTCCCTCTTGATCCAAGAGTGTCTATTGAAGGAGGAGATGTACAAATTGGAGCAGAAGATCTTCTTGTTATTGGATGTGGAAGTAGAACAACTACACAAGGAATAGATTTTATCATCGAGACGTTAAAACAACGAAAAGACGCACCGAAACATATCATTGTACAAGAGTTACCTCATACTCCAGAATCATTTATACACCTTGATATGGTTTTCACATTCCTTGCAGAAGACAAATGTATGGTTTACGAACCTCTTATATTAGGTAGAAATAAATATCAGACAATACACATCGAGATTGATAATGGTAAAGTCAAAAAGATTGAGACTGAAGAGAATCTATTAAAAGCATTAGCCAAACGTGGTATTGAACTTGATCCTGTACAATGTGGAGGAACAGCAGATAGATGGACCATGGAGCGAGAGCAGTGGCATAGTGGTGCCAACTTCTTCTCATTCGCACCTGGTAAAGTGATAGGATATGCTAGAAATGTACACACCATTGAGGAGATGAACAAACATGGTTTTGAGGTAATCACAGCCTTAGACTTTATTGCAGGTAAAAAAGAGGTGAATGACTATAAAAAAGTCGTTGTCACTATCGAAGGATCCGAACTTGCTCGTGGTGGTGGTGGTGCTCGATGCATGAGTATGCCTATTCAACGAGAATCTTTTAATTGGTAA
- a CDS encoding DUF4294 domain-containing protein — MTNEPLLLPEVKVIPNQNKRYWRRYYRLVKKVKKVYPMAKNARKIVLEYESQYDSFHRKRDRKKFAKGLEKQLLKEYEPLIRKMKMSEGRILIRLIDREVQLTSYQIIKEFRGGFSAFFWQSVARIFRQDLKSRYDPYGEDFLLEQIVLAIDRGEI; from the coding sequence TTGACGAATGAACCTTTACTCTTACCTGAGGTGAAGGTTATACCTAATCAAAATAAGAGATATTGGAGAAGATATTATCGATTGGTGAAGAAGGTGAAAAAGGTATATCCTATGGCTAAAAATGCACGAAAAATCGTTTTAGAATATGAGTCACAGTATGACTCATTTCATAGGAAAAGGGATAGAAAGAAATTTGCTAAAGGTTTGGAGAAACAGTTGTTGAAAGAATATGAGCCTTTAATCCGTAAAATGAAAATGAGTGAAGGTCGGATCTTAATACGTCTCATTGATAGAGAGGTTCAATTAACCTCTTACCAAATTATTAAGGAGTTCAGAGGAGGTTTTTCCGCTTTTTTTTGGCAATCTGTAGCACGTATTTTCAGGCAAGATCTCAAAAGTAGATATGACCCTTATGGTGAAGATTTTCTTCTTGAACAAATTGTTTTAGCTATCGACAGAGGTGAGATCTAA
- a CDS encoding protein-L-isoaspartate(D-aspartate) O-methyltransferase yields MMDTIQQQGLRRRLVQQLAKKGSFDPIVLDAMIRVPRHLFIEQSFLRYAYKDMAFPIGANQTISQPFTVAAQTSLLDIAPKMKVLEIGTGSGYQSAILCELGAEVYSVERHLSLHENAKQRLTELGYKLRLYYSDGNIGIPTIAPFDRIIVTAAAPEVPNLLLNQLSDGGVMVVPVGAGAKQEMLKIRRIGSEFKIDNYGTFAFVPMLRGRE; encoded by the coding sequence ATGATGGATACCATACAACAACAAGGATTGCGAAGAAGATTGGTGCAACAATTGGCAAAAAAAGGGTCTTTTGACCCTATTGTTTTAGATGCAATGATTCGTGTGCCTCGTCACTTATTTATTGAGCAATCATTTCTTCGTTATGCATATAAAGATATGGCTTTCCCTATTGGAGCCAATCAGACCATTTCTCAACCTTTCACTGTTGCCGCTCAAACCTCTTTACTCGATATCGCTCCCAAGATGAAGGTTTTGGAAATAGGAACTGGATCAGGTTATCAGTCTGCTATCCTATGCGAGCTAGGAGCTGAGGTTTATAGCGTGGAAAGACATCTCTCTCTTCATGAAAATGCAAAACAACGATTAACGGAACTAGGATATAAGTTACGTTTGTACTATTCTGATGGAAATATTGGAATACCAACTATTGCACCATTTGATCGTATCATTGTTACAGCAGCTGCTCCTGAAGTGCCTAATTTACTTTTAAATCAACTATCAGATGGAGGGGTGATGGTTGTTCCAGTCGGAGCTGGAGCCAAACAAGAGATGCTTAAAATTAGGCGAATAGGTAGTGAATTTAAGATAGATAACTATGGAACTTTTGCTTTTGTTCCTATGTTAAGAGGAAGAGAATAA
- a CDS encoding MBL fold metallo-hydrolase produces MMNIACLTFNPVQVNTYVIWDETLECVIIDPGCSNSSEEQQLVDFIENKGLSPVRLLNTHGHFDHIWGNNFVSKKWNLDIEAHAFSQEIMDKGPSQGAMFGIDVPEAAPISKEIQEGDKIHFGNSTLDTLHVPGHEPGSIVFYSASDHFMVCGDVLFNGSIGRTDLYKGDYEQLIRGIKTKVIILPDETIIYSGHGVSTSIENEKRNNPFLQ; encoded by the coding sequence ATGATGAATATTGCGTGTTTAACTTTTAATCCTGTTCAGGTTAATACCTATGTAATTTGGGACGAAACTTTGGAGTGTGTCATTATAGATCCAGGATGCTCTAACTCTTCAGAAGAACAACAATTAGTTGATTTTATTGAAAATAAAGGCCTATCACCAGTTCGTCTTTTAAATACTCATGGACATTTTGATCATATTTGGGGAAATAACTTTGTTTCTAAAAAGTGGAATTTAGATATAGAGGCTCATGCATTTTCTCAAGAGATTATGGATAAAGGTCCATCTCAAGGTGCGATGTTTGGGATAGATGTTCCTGAAGCAGCACCAATTAGTAAAGAGATTCAAGAAGGAGATAAAATTCATTTTGGAAATAGTACTTTAGATACTTTACATGTTCCGGGACACGAACCAGGAAGTATTGTTTTTTATAGTGCATCAGATCATTTTATGGTTTGCGGTGATGTGTTATTCAATGGGAGCATTGGTCGTACGGATCTATACAAAGGAGATTATGAACAATTGATTCGTGGAATCAAGACCAAAGTGATTATTCTCCCTGATGAAACAATTATCTATTCTGGACATGGTGTTTCAACAAGTATCGAAAATGAAAAAAGGAATAACCCATTCCTTCAATAG
- the gcvP gene encoding aminomethyl-transferring glycine dehydrogenase, with the protein MPYEKFVDRHIGPRDHELKLMLNELGVNTMDELIAQTVPSDIRIGEMKLTPAMTERAYFKHIKELAAKNKVFNTYIGMGYYDTITPSVILRNVLENPAWYTSYTPYQAEISQGRLEALLNFQTMVAELTGMELANASLLDEGTAAAEAMIMLNNAKGRKKKQAVKFFVDEQVWPQTLDVLITRSEPLGIELVVGDFCEVTLDDTYFGVLVQYPNSDGVVLDYKEFTDKCHDVGVRVAVASDLMALTLLEAPGDWGADVVLGSSQRFGIPMGYGGPAAAFFATKEEFKRNMPGRIIGITKDAQGNQALRMALQTREQHIKRERATSNICTAQALLATMAGMYATYHGPEGIKLIANRIHTIASFLSNSLIEMGYCQANKTYFDTLRIVLPAHVKREDIEWFSVDLEMNFRYFDNGDVGISIDETTNLEDINWILEVFAKAANFQKPEVKDFPEIKAYTGQFKRTTEFMKQEVFNRYRSETEMARYIKRMERKDISLLNSMISLGSCTMKLNAATEMLPLSWIEFNGLHPFIPKNQALGYHEMIEELRRDLSEITGFADMSMQPNSGAAGEYAGLMVIREYHIRRGDKHRNIVLIPSSAHGTNPASGVMAGMKVVVTPCDENGNVDVEALREKAIEHKDDLAACMITYPSTHGVFEVEIREICNIIHQNGGQVYMDGANMNAQVGLTNPGFIGADVCHLNLHKTFAIPHGGGGPGVGPIGVAKHLVECLPSHPVINNGHVGIHAVSSAPWGSALVQTITYGYIKMLGADGLKKATEVAILNANYIAHHTKDTYGVLYKGAQGRVGHELILECRGVKATSGITESDIAKRLMDYGFHAPTLSFPVHGTLMIEPTESESKYELDRFIKTLNTIYAEIKEVENGEVDKEDNVLKNAPHTDLVISADEWNHSYPRSKAAFPLPWLKESKFWVPVGRVDDAYGDRNLVCTCDPIESYM; encoded by the coding sequence ATGCCATACGAAAAATTTGTAGATAGACACATTGGTCCTAGAGACCACGAATTAAAACTAATGCTCAATGAATTAGGGGTAAATACAATGGATGAGCTAATAGCTCAGACTGTACCTAGTGATATACGTATTGGTGAGATGAAGCTTACTCCTGCTATGACAGAGAGGGCATATTTCAAACATATCAAGGAGCTCGCTGCTAAAAATAAGGTGTTCAATACCTATATTGGAATGGGGTATTATGATACGATTACTCCTTCGGTAATTCTTCGTAATGTCTTAGAAAATCCAGCGTGGTATACTTCTTACACTCCATATCAAGCTGAAATATCGCAAGGTCGATTAGAGGCACTATTGAATTTCCAAACCATGGTTGCTGAACTTACAGGTATGGAGCTTGCTAATGCATCGTTATTAGATGAAGGAACAGCTGCAGCTGAGGCCATGATTATGCTTAATAATGCTAAAGGCAGAAAAAAGAAACAAGCTGTTAAGTTTTTTGTCGATGAACAGGTTTGGCCTCAGACATTAGATGTTCTGATCACACGTTCGGAGCCACTAGGTATTGAATTGGTGGTTGGCGACTTCTGTGAGGTTACTTTAGATGACACTTATTTTGGAGTCTTGGTTCAATATCCAAACTCTGATGGGGTTGTATTGGATTATAAAGAATTTACAGATAAGTGTCATGATGTGGGGGTTCGTGTAGCTGTTGCCTCTGACCTTATGGCCTTGACTTTGTTGGAAGCACCTGGTGATTGGGGGGCTGATGTCGTTTTGGGATCTTCTCAGCGTTTTGGTATTCCTATGGGGTATGGTGGTCCTGCAGCAGCTTTCTTTGCAACAAAAGAAGAGTTTAAACGTAATATGCCTGGTCGTATCATTGGTATCACAAAAGATGCTCAAGGAAATCAGGCACTTCGTATGGCTTTGCAAACAAGAGAACAACATATTAAAAGAGAGAGAGCTACATCTAATATTTGTACTGCTCAAGCACTTTTGGCTACGATGGCGGGAATGTATGCAACCTATCATGGTCCTGAAGGGATTAAATTGATTGCAAATAGAATACATACTATTGCTTCGTTTTTGTCTAATAGTTTGATTGAGATGGGTTATTGTCAAGCCAATAAGACCTATTTTGATACTTTACGAATTGTTCTTCCTGCTCATGTTAAGCGTGAAGATATAGAGTGGTTCTCAGTGGATCTTGAGATGAATTTCCGATATTTTGATAATGGAGATGTTGGTATCTCAATTGATGAGACAACAAACCTAGAGGATATTAATTGGATTCTTGAGGTGTTTGCAAAAGCAGCAAATTTTCAAAAACCAGAAGTGAAAGATTTTCCAGAGATTAAAGCTTATACTGGACAATTTAAGCGTACGACTGAGTTCATGAAACAGGAGGTGTTTAATCGCTATCGTAGCGAGACTGAAATGGCTCGTTATATTAAAAGAATGGAGCGTAAAGATATCTCTTTGCTCAATTCGATGATTTCTCTTGGATCTTGCACAATGAAGTTGAATGCAGCAACCGAAATGTTGCCTTTGAGTTGGATCGAGTTTAATGGATTACATCCATTTATCCCTAAAAATCAAGCATTAGGTTATCATGAAATGATTGAGGAGCTTAGACGTGATTTGAGTGAGATCACTGGTTTTGCAGATATGTCTATGCAACCTAATTCAGGAGCAGCAGGCGAGTACGCAGGATTAATGGTGATTAGAGAGTATCATATCCGTCGTGGTGATAAACACCGTAATATTGTTTTGATCCCATCTTCAGCCCATGGAACGAATCCTGCTAGCGGAGTAATGGCTGGAATGAAAGTGGTGGTTACACCATGTGATGAAAATGGAAATGTGGATGTGGAAGCTTTGAGGGAGAAAGCAATCGAACATAAAGATGATTTGGCTGCTTGTATGATTACTTATCCTTCTACTCATGGTGTGTTTGAAGTCGAGATTCGTGAAATCTGTAATATAATTCATCAAAACGGAGGTCAGGTTTATATGGATGGTGCCAATATGAATGCACAGGTAGGGTTGACCAATCCAGGTTTTATTGGTGCAGATGTATGTCATTTAAATCTACATAAAACATTTGCAATCCCTCATGGTGGTGGGGGCCCAGGTGTTGGTCCTATTGGAGTCGCAAAACACCTTGTTGAGTGTCTTCCATCTCATCCTGTTATTAATAATGGACATGTTGGAATTCATGCTGTTTCTTCTGCTCCTTGGGGTAGTGCTTTGGTTCAAACGATTACCTATGGTTACATTAAGATGTTGGGTGCTGATGGTCTTAAAAAGGCTACGGAAGTCGCGATCCTTAATGCAAACTATATTGCACACCATACTAAAGATACTTATGGGGTTCTTTATAAAGGAGCCCAGGGACGTGTTGGTCATGAGCTTATTCTAGAATGTCGTGGTGTAAAAGCAACTTCTGGTATAACTGAGTCTGATATCGCAAAAAGATTAATGGATTATGGATTCCATGCTCCTACTTTGTCATTCCCTGTTCATGGAACTTTAATGATCGAGCCAACAGAAAGTGAATCGAAGTATGAGTTAGATCGATTTATTAAAACTTTAAATACTATCTATGCTGAGATAAAAGAGGTAGAGAATGGTGAAGTAGATAAAGAGGATAATGTTTTGAAAAATGCTCCTCATACTGATCTTGTGATTAGTGCAGATGAATGGAATCATAGTTATCCACGATCTAAAGCAGCATTCCCTCTCCCTTGGTTGAAAGAGAGTAAGTTCTGGGTGCCTGTTGGCCGAGTAGATGATGCTTATGGTGATAGAAATCTAGTTTGTACATGTGATCCAATAGAATCATATATGTAG